Proteins encoded by one window of Engraulis encrasicolus isolate BLACKSEA-1 chromosome 23, IST_EnEncr_1.0, whole genome shotgun sequence:
- the cd40lg gene encoding CD40 ligand, with protein MINTYHTSMPLPPLPPPPPVPPRMAGHSSRPEARKSHHHHHSTLLWLVSVVLVLHVLLSCVGFIYLFDRGHQASLQQGEFHEKYFDDFLILKRLKKCDDNTLDDQSLLDCKQLLDTFRNVMAKVSQFHASQTEGRVAMLTADQFHGALAHMEVSNTHGKTCKGGPNKNTCALEWNDDHSIRAHVETGGDSRLTIQHPGFYYIYSQVTFSSGNNKEVLRNTIRRIQKKESTSKYTPPEEKDEILVSSYCLLKTMPGMPGMCTASTGGVFKLEKDEELYVSVNNLTWVNYDSKATFFGLYKL; from the exons ATGATCAACACCTACCACACCAGTATGCCGCTTCCACcgctacctccaccaccaccggtaCCGCCTCGGATGGCGGGCCACAGCAGCAGGCCTGAAGCTCGTAagagccatcaccaccaccactccacgcTGCTGTGGCTGGTGTCTGTGGTGCTGGTGCTCCACGTTCTGCTGTCGTGCGTTGGATTTATCTACCTGTTTGACAGGGGACACCAG GCCAGTCTTCAGCAAGGAGAGTTTCATGAAAAATACTTTGATGACTTCCTCATCTTAAAGAGGCTAAAGAAATGTGACGATAACACGTTGGATGATCAGTCACTCCTCGACTGTAAACAACTTCTCGACACATTCAGGAATGTCATGGCAAAGGTAAGTCAATTTCAT GCATCTCAAACAGAAGGGCGAG TTGCCATGTTGACGGCTGACCAATTCCATGGGGCGCTGGCACACATGGAAGTGTCAAACACACACGGAAAGACATGTAAAG GAGGACCTAACAAGAACACTTGCGCTCTGGAATGGAATGACGACCACTCCATCAGAGCTCACGTGGAAACGGGTGGGGACAGTAGGCTCACCATCCAGCACCCAGGCTTCTACTACATCTACTCTCAAGTCACTTTCTCCAGTGGAAACAACAAGGAGGTACTGAGGAACACCATTAGACGCATACAGAAGAAGGAGAGTACCAGCAAATACACCCCACCGGAAGAAAAGGACGAAATCCTGGTCAGTTCCTACTGTTTGCTAAAGACCATGCCCGGCATGCCCGGCATGTGCACGGCCTCCACGGGTGGGGTGTTCAAGCTGGAGAAAGATGAAGAGCTGTACGTGAGTGTCAACAATCTCACATGGGTCAACTATGACTCGAAGGCCACTTTTTTTGGATTATACAAACTTTGA